A window of Amaranthus tricolor cultivar Red isolate AtriRed21 chromosome 8, ASM2621246v1, whole genome shotgun sequence genomic DNA:
TAATTTTGATAGCAGAAACTTTTGGGCAGTGGGAAAACCAAAAATAGAGGAGCCAGcacacaaaatttaaaaattatattgaaataatttcaaaaagGCTTCAATAACTTATCAAGGAAAATGCAACCAGCATATGTAgcatataaaccaaaaaaaaaaaaaaccgaatAAGAGAGATATACTTCAGTAATAGCCTAAGCAAACTTATGGCAGACAAGAACCACAGAGAAGAAAGAAACAATAAATTTAGAATCCAAACTCAAATGTAGTTGGAAAGGAcgaagagagaaaaagaaaaccATTTATAATTCAACATGGAATGCGAGGCTAAATGAAAGAAGATGCAAGACATATTACCATCCTTTAGACATATTATTGTCCTCTTCTATTTGGATGCAGATTGCAGGAAAGTCTAAAGCACGCTCTTTTTAGCTTCATGGGAGAaagcaaaaaagcttaaaagaaaGAATTATAATTAAGATTTTCAGTCATACAAAAGAATAGATCCAATGAGCTGCTGCTTTCAAGTTTATCAATGATTCAAGCCATAAACTCGTTTTTttgatttcatattttgttcatGCCTTGGTATTGTGAAGAGGTTCTTGGTTGCCTCATTTCTACACTTGCAAAGAGGTCTTATCAAGTGTCTTTTTGTTTCATCAATATAGAAAGAAAATTTCAAGGAAACATGGTTGAATACTTCTCCACACTGTTCTCTTTTTCTTTCGTACATGCTCCCTCCATGTATTTTATAATGCAACATTGGATTTTCATGGCCAACAAAATTTCAATCCACATTGGATTTTTCATGGTCTCTAATAGGCTCTGCTTGGACAAAACTGCACTCAAACCATTAATGAGACCCAAATTGGCTCggacatttttttcaaaatataattaaCATAATTTTGCAGAATTCATTCTTTTTCTTAGAATTTTATAAATACtttgatttattaattaagaattacttatttaattggAGGCTCTGGTTCAATTTGGCTTTGGCTTGGCTCAACCTCAAGTTCAAGAACAAAAGAATCTCATATTTTTAGGCTCGACAAACTCAAGGTAAAACTCGAATTTTAGAGGTCACAAACAGGTAGGAGCTATTCCACCCCTCAACATGATCAAACTTAGGATGGTGTTCACGCTTCACAATCAAGAAATTAGTGACTTTGAAAGTAAAACAATTGGATATGTACCCATATCGATACccaaacacaaaaatttaattaacatataagGCAATGCAAAATaggaataaactaaaattattataCATCAAAATGTTACAAATCGGAGGAACTAGTTTGCTAAAGAAGCACATTCCAACAGTGTAACCTTATATTGAAATGCATAAGAATAATTAGCAAGCACAACCATAATGCTAATTTTATACCTAACCTGAGACATTAGTGAATTAATTTGTTTGAACAGGCTCACCATTAAGATATAATACAAATAAGTGTCAATTAAAACAGTAAAGTAAAGCATGTCACACCTGGTAATTGATCGCTCTTTTCTGAAGATCATGAGGCAGCAATGGATATTGAGGATACTTCTCTTCCAGAAACTGTAATAAAATGAATATCTTAACAGAAACCTTACAAGATTCATGATTATCAATAACTCTCTAATTccccttatttataataaacccCCCTCTTAATCTAACTTATCCCCCAAGTTTTCCCTAGCATGGAAATTACCTATTTTACCCTTTCGTAAATCAAGTATCCAAAATATTCGTTCATAGCAGAACGCTCATTATTATGCATATTAAACGGTGCATACTGACCATTATAATTGCAAGTGAATCAGCAATTACTACATCCTCATCCACCAGAACTGGCACATAACCAAGAGGATTCAGCTTCAGAAACTCtacaaaacacaaaaaacaaaaagaaatgacaTCACTTATTAGGTCACTAAGCAATATACTATAAGTGATAAAAACTACTAAGCTGAAAAATGCAATCACAACTCACAAGGCGAGAAAAGAGGCGTTCCTAGCACACTCATATATCTCGGTAACTCAGTCCAACAAAAATTCTATCTAACCACAAAGATAATTACTGAGGTAGTAACAATTTCCACACGGGCTCTCTAAAAGGATAGCTTGATTCAATAAGCAAACATGTTTTATGAAATACAGGATGGTTACAACAGAGTAATCCTCCTCTTCTTTTTCTAACCACATTGCTTTCACTTTGAATACCAAAGCACCATACTCCCTCAATCTCAGCATAAGTGTCCCTTTAACatttgcaaaaataaaaataaaattataagtttgtcGATATAATTTGAAGTTGGAGACCGCATGGGGCTCAAACAAACCACAAAAAGCTTTCTAAATAAGGATATGAATTGAGACACTTGTGGTAAGCGGAACAAATAAGCAAATAACACACTTGTAGTGACATGGAGGGTGTACTATTTAATGAAGCTTGTCAATGATTTTAAAATGGTCCAAAATAAAATTGTGGCAAACATCAACAACCTCAGATTAGTATGGCAAGGCAACATCCAAAATTATGTTAGCAACCTTTTTCTACAAGTAAATCTATTTGCAAAACAAAGTACATacttttttagttttcaaaagCAAAGTGTTTGCCAAAATTGTTCAAATTTCAACCGTAAGTACTGATACATTGGTTTATATAGCCGAGTAGCCGACTCCAAAACCCAATCTATTTTTCTCGAGGATACACTAGAGAATCTAAATGGGCAAAGTGTTATGAGTCCAGCCCATTTATACAATACTTTTATTACTTtgggtaatattttttttgggtttttattaaTGGACCTATTTATGGGGCTTCTAAGAGAAGCTTAAGGGTCATTACTTGGCTTTATGTAATCAGCAAGGAAGGCAAACcattttcagaaaaaaaaaaaaaaaaaaaaacgcacaaaacaacaaaaaagagAGAGAGGGTTTTGTGATTTTCGTTTCAGCCAGCACCAGCTTGATCAAGTGGTCGATCGGAGGAGTTCCCGTGGTCTGAATTTGCTGAAATTTGGTGAGCTTGTTCCTGACATCTAGAGCTTCGTTTTGACAGGTTTTGATCGTCGTTTGGAGCTCCGGTTTGGTCGGAATTGCTGTCAGAACAGACCTGACATTTTTGGTGCTATTCTTCACCTTTTACGCTATTTTTGATCTCTTATTGTTCTTGACTATTGTTTGTGGGTGTATGAACCTTTTTAAAACTGACTTAGGGTTCTTTTTCCCTCAATTATCAATAAGAGAAATAAGGGTGGACTCCTCAAAAGGTCTCGGTTTTAATCCTTCGATAGAAGGGGTTTTCCACGTATAatttgtgtgttgattgtgatTTATTTCTcgtttattattgattatttttactATTGGGTTGATTTGTTAGAGTTATTGGTTGATCGTCTTGTGAGTGACATTGTGGGTGTCGTTGTGACCCCTTCTGATCCCTTCACAAAGGAAGGGAAAATTTATCATTGCTACAGGTGCTGTGAATAAAACCCATGTcccaaagacaaaaaaaaaaaaaaaaatccacccCTAGACTAACCTAAGATTTTCTAATCCCCAACATTTTGAGATTTTGCGGTTATTGTTTCTTAACGGTCTCATCGCGAGACGATGTtcttttcaaatttgaaaaaaggCACCACAAGAACAAAAAGGCCAAAATAATAGTGGGCAGAACCTAACCATCACTAAACTGTTCTCCTTGCAACAAATTCACCGCTTTATACTCATAATCCAAACCTGCACCCAAAAGAGCCCAACATTATACAGAATTACAAACCCAGAAAGCCAAAATCACTACAAGAAAAAATGCACAAAATCGATTTCCCTGAAAAAGGTCAATTAGAAAGTAGAGACCTTTCAAATTAAGCGCAATACGAACACGCCAAGCACATGAACTTTTACAATAGGAATAAAGCTTCAGGTTTGGCTTCCTATTAGCTTCTGATTCAGATATTGAACTCGCCTATTCGTAcagtaaaatcaaaataaacggAAGTTTAGGAAGCAAATCAAATCATGGAGTAGATTCTCAAACAGAGTAAGAAAGAGAGATTCACATCACCATCGACAATGAAGAGTTAAGAGGAGTTGTGCTGGCCATACTCTTAACTTTGGAAGTTGTAATATTTCGCTACATTGTTAATATACATAATGCTTTCGTTCGGAAAGAATTTTCCATTTCTAATTTTGGTTTGGGTGTTCAATTTGGTGTTGTTACAaagaatttttatatttttatcataatatttgaataaaaataattttgtttatccctatttaatatatttaaataataatacttttGTTTCTCAAATATGTTCCaccaactttattttaatatttttatatttcttatggtgTTCACGTATTTTCTacttactttataaaaatattttttattaattctgATCCTTATATATTTTCCACAAatcttcttttaatat
This region includes:
- the LOC130821816 gene encoding glutathione S-transferase 2-like, which gives rise to MASTTPLNSSLSMASSISESEANRKPNLKLYSYCKSSCAWRVRIALNLKGLDYEYKAVNLLQGEQFSDEFLKLNPLGYVPVLVDEDVVIADSLAIIMFLEEKYPQYPLLPHDLQKRAINYQAANIVASNIQPFQNLAVLNFVEQKLGSTEKLSWVQHHIKKGFTALEKLLAGHSGKYATGDEVYLADLFLAPQIGGAIQRFQMDMADYPLLKRLNDAYSEVPAFQNAVPVKQPDAITTS